A DNA window from Ranitomeya imitator isolate aRanImi1 chromosome 2, aRanImi1.pri, whole genome shotgun sequence contains the following coding sequences:
- the GJD3 gene encoding gap junction delta-3 protein isoform X2, which yields MGEWGFLSSLLDAVQEHSPMVGRFWLVVMLIFRILILATVGSDMFEDEQEEFVCNTMQPGCRQVCYDQAFPISHYRFWVFHIVLLSAPAVLFVIYSMHQNAKIGRDAEEAAQHGQQTSIRSKLKSEQRGRHIRTFYIINVVMRIMAEVGFLVGQWLLYGFKVSPEYACVRPPCPNTVDCFVSRPTEKTIFLQFYFVVGIISAVLSLSELLHILVKGKCRSRDGLGPSPPPAYERDNWSNREHERTNHFLLQRQTNDERRASGAGGHRLSIAYPPGSAYKLKVTPSSAISSKSSRLIKGDLTV from the coding sequence ATGGGGGAGTGGGGCTTCCTGAGCTCATTGTTAGATGCAGTACAGGAGCACTCTCCCATGGTGGGACGATTCTGGCTGGTGGTGATGCTGATTTTCCGCATACTGATTCTGGCGACGGTGGGCAGCGATATGTTTGAAGATGAACAAGAGGAATTTGTGTGTAACACTATGCAGCCCGGTTGTCGGCAAGTGTGCTATGACCAAGCTTTTCCCATCTCACACTACCGCTTCTGGGTCTTCCACATTGTGTTGCTATCGGCTCCAGCGGTGCTTTTTGTCATATACTCCATGCACCAAAATGCCAAAATAGGAAGAGATGCAGAAGAAGCAGCTCAGCATGGTCAGCAGACCAGCATAAGATCCAAGTTAAAGTCTGAGCAGCGGGGACGCCACATACGGACCTTCTACATCATCAATGTGGTGATGAGGATAATGGCAGAGGTGGGTTTTCTGGTGGGGCAGTGGCTTCTCTATGGGTTTAAAGTATCCCCGGAGTATGCTTGTGTGCGTCCTCCCTGCCCAAACACAGTGGACTGTTTTGTATCCAGACCCACAGAGAAGACAatctttcttcaattctactttgtgGTCGGGATAATCTCTGCAGTTCTTAGTCTGTCGGAACTGCTACACATTCTGGTGAAAGGAAAATGTCGCTCCCGGGATGGCCTAGGACCTAGTCCACCACCAGCATACGAGAGGGATAACTGGTCCAACAGAGAACATGAGAGGACAAATCATTTTCTTTTGCAGCGACAGACTAATGATGAGAGGAGGGCTAGCGGGGCTGGTGGTCACCGACTTTCCATTGCATACCCTCCCGGAAGTGCTTACAAACTGAAAGTGACCCCCAGCTCGGCAATCAGCAGTAAGTCATCCAGACTGATCAAAGGGGACTTAACAGTTTAG
- the GJD3 gene encoding gap junction delta-3 protein isoform X1 codes for MQARQEQDSRIKGEMGEWGFLSSLLDAVQEHSPMVGRFWLVVMLIFRILILATVGSDMFEDEQEEFVCNTMQPGCRQVCYDQAFPISHYRFWVFHIVLLSAPAVLFVIYSMHQNAKIGRDAEEAAQHGQQTSIRSKLKSEQRGRHIRTFYIINVVMRIMAEVGFLVGQWLLYGFKVSPEYACVRPPCPNTVDCFVSRPTEKTIFLQFYFVVGIISAVLSLSELLHILVKGKCRSRDGLGPSPPPAYERDNWSNREHERTNHFLLQRQTNDERRASGAGGHRLSIAYPPGSAYKLKVTPSSAISSKSSRLIKGDLTV; via the exons ATGCAAGCCAGACaag AACAAGATTCCAGAATCAAAGGCGAAATGGGGGAGTGGGGCTTCCTGAGCTCATTGTTAGATGCAGTACAGGAGCACTCTCCCATGGTGGGACGATTCTGGCTGGTGGTGATGCTGATTTTCCGCATACTGATTCTGGCGACGGTGGGCAGCGATATGTTTGAAGATGAACAAGAGGAATTTGTGTGTAACACTATGCAGCCCGGTTGTCGGCAAGTGTGCTATGACCAAGCTTTTCCCATCTCACACTACCGCTTCTGGGTCTTCCACATTGTGTTGCTATCGGCTCCAGCGGTGCTTTTTGTCATATACTCCATGCACCAAAATGCCAAAATAGGAAGAGATGCAGAAGAAGCAGCTCAGCATGGTCAGCAGACCAGCATAAGATCCAAGTTAAAGTCTGAGCAGCGGGGACGCCACATACGGACCTTCTACATCATCAATGTGGTGATGAGGATAATGGCAGAGGTGGGTTTTCTGGTGGGGCAGTGGCTTCTCTATGGGTTTAAAGTATCCCCGGAGTATGCTTGTGTGCGTCCTCCCTGCCCAAACACAGTGGACTGTTTTGTATCCAGACCCACAGAGAAGACAatctttcttcaattctactttgtgGTCGGGATAATCTCTGCAGTTCTTAGTCTGTCGGAACTGCTACACATTCTGGTGAAAGGAAAATGTCGCTCCCGGGATGGCCTAGGACCTAGTCCACCACCAGCATACGAGAGGGATAACTGGTCCAACAGAGAACATGAGAGGACAAATCATTTTCTTTTGCAGCGACAGACTAATGATGAGAGGAGGGCTAGCGGGGCTGGTGGTCACCGACTTTCCATTGCATACCCTCCCGGAAGTGCTTACAAACTGAAAGTGACCCCCAGCTCGGCAATCAGCAGTAAGTCATCCAGACTGATCAAAGGGGACTTAACAGTTTAG